The following are encoded in a window of Megachile rotundata isolate GNS110a chromosome 2, iyMegRotu1, whole genome shotgun sequence genomic DNA:
- the LOC105662856 gene encoding uncharacterized protein LOC105662856 codes for MRYAAEDLKKGLDAIDGGMRVLKASKIFKIPRTTLIYKHKGLYPKECRKGPPTNLTPDEEKSLVKWLSHIGDYGFPATKNQLLVSVEMLMKNLNRLNNFSNHRPRNKWYSCFMNRHPELSVRMSQNLTKARSNIIEQKIRNWFNEIENFLENNHFYHILNDSQHFSMQTKLLFFNPKVKKVIPRRGEFTVYNFINNDVKECLTILITASAAGQLAPPMVIFSYGR; via the exons ATGAGATATGCGGCAGAAGACTTGAAAAAGGGTTTAGACGCTATAGATGGAGGCATGCGAGTATTAAAAGCgagcaaaattttcaaaattccaagaacaaCCCTTATTTATAAACATAAAGGATTATACCCTAAAGAATGCAGAAAAGGACCGCCAACAAATTTAACACCTGATGAAGAAAAATCTTTAGTAAAATGGTTAAGTCATATTGGTGACTATGGCTTTCCTGCAACAAAGAATCAACTTTTAGTCTCTGTAGAAATGttgatgaaaaatttaaacagacTTAACAATTTTAGTAATCATCGGCCTCGAAATAAATGGTATTCTTGTTTTATGAATCGTCATCCGGAATTATCAGTACGAATGTCACAGAATTTGACAAAGGCGCGATCGAATATAATAGAGCAAAAAATACGCAACTGGTTCaacgaaatagaaaatttcctagaaaataatcatttttaccATATATTAAATGACAGTCAACACTTTTCAATGCAGACGAAACTGCTGTTTTTTAACCCAAAAGTAAAGAAAGTTATACCTAGAAGAGGAGAATTCACAGTATATAACTTTATTAACAACGACGTAAAGGAGTGCCTAACGATACTTATAACTGCCAGTGCAGCTGGTCAGCTTGCACCACCAATGGTCATCTTTTCCTAT GGAAGATGA
- the LOC105661915 gene encoding uncharacterized protein LOC105661915, protein MLDGKSTFLMRINQHASLHFRRFEEAKTKHVVRYNGNAEEAARQYAEEHRGQNLPSANSFRRLAARLYSSCSFQTSLESAVCSCQISTARANEVLEQFDRDGILSIRHRLGISKSSVHRILQENTLHPYKYIMRCIDKWLPLGMNWWFASTGQFQP, encoded by the exons ATGCTGGATGGAAAATCAACGTTTTTAATGAGAATCAATCAGCATGCCTCCTTGCACTTCCGACGTTTCGAGGAAGCGAAGACGAAACATGTCGTCAGA TATAATGGGAATGCGGAAGAAGCTGCCCGGCAGTATGCAGAGGAGCATCGCGGTCAAAATTTACCGTCGGCTAATTCCTTTAGACGATTAGCTGCACGGTTATATTCGAGTTGCTCATTCCAGACTTCTCTAGAAAGTGCAGTTTGCTCGTGTCAGATCTCCACGGCACGGGCAAATGAAGTCCTCGAACAATTTGACCGGGATGGGATCCTTAGTATACGTCACCGTTTGGG GATCAGTAAGTCGTCGGTTCATCGCATTCTACAAGAAAATACGCTGCACCCGTACAAATACAT aatGAGGTGTATCGACAAGTGGTTACCTCTTGGGATGAACTGGTGGTTCGCATCCACGGGGCAGTTTCAGCCATAA